Proteins found in one Hippopotamus amphibius kiboko isolate mHipAmp2 chromosome 12, mHipAmp2.hap2, whole genome shotgun sequence genomic segment:
- the LOC130833721 gene encoding olfactory receptor 9K2-like, with the protein MGDKASSNLSEVTDFILVGFRVRPELHILLFLLFLLVYAMVLLGNVGMMAIIITDPRLNTPMYFFLGNLSFIDLFYSSAIAPKAMINFWSESKSISFAGCVTQLFLFALFIVTEGFLLAVMAYDRFIAICSPLLYSVHMSKRLCAQLVAGSYFCGCISSVLLTSMTFTLSFCASRAIDHFYCDNRPLQRLSCSDLFIHKVVSFSLSGIIILPTIIVIIVSYLYIVSTVLKIRSTEGRKKAFSTCSSHLGVVGILYSAGTFMYLTPDTFPELSKVASLCYILVTPMLNPLIYSLRNKDVKEALRKSLGGKFFFYYLILF; encoded by the coding sequence ATGGGTGACAAGGCATCAAGCAATCTCTCAGAAGTGACTGACTTCATCCTTGTAGGCTTCAGGGTCCGCCCAGAGCTGCACATTCTCCTCTTCCTGCTATTTCTGCTTGTCTATGCCATGGTCCTTCTGGGGAATGTTGGCATGATGGCCATTATTATAACCGATCCCCGGCTGAACACACCAATGTATTTCTTCCTCGGCAACCTCTCCTTCATTGATCTCTTCTACTCATCTGCTATTGCCCCCAAGGCTATGATCAACTTCTGGTCTGAGAGCAAGTCCATCTCCTTTGCAGGCTGTGTGACCCAGCTCTTTCTCTTTGCCCTCTTCATTGTAACTGAGGGATTCCTCCTGGCAGTCATGGCTTATGACCGCTTCATTGCCATCTGCAGCCCACTCCTCTACTCTGTGCACATGTCAAAACGTCTCTGTGCTCAGTTGGTGGCTGGTTCCTATTTTTGTGGCTGCATCAGTTCAGTTCTTCTGACCAGCATGACATTTACTTTGTCCTTTTGTGCTTCTCGGGCCATTGACCACTTTTACTGTGATAATCGCCCACTTCAGAGACTATCTTGTTCTGACCTCTTCATCCATAAAGTGGTTTCTTTCTCCTTATCTGGCATCATTATCTTGCCTACCATCATAGTTATCATTGTTTCTTATTTGTATATTGTGTCCACAGTTCTAAAGATACGCTCCACTGAGGGACGTAAGAAAGCTTTCTCCACTTGCAGCTCTCACCTGGGAGTTGTGGGTATACTGTACAGTGCGGGCACTTTTATGTATCTCACTCCTGACACATTTCCTGAGCTGAGTAAAGTGGCCTCATTATGTTACATCCTAGTCACTCCCATGTTGAATCCTTTGATTTACTCTCTGAGAAACAAAGATGTCAAAGAGGCTCTGAGGAAGAGCCtggggggaaaattttttttttattatttaattctgttttaa
- the LOC130833611 gene encoding olfactory receptor 12-like — MKNELNRNYSEVTEFILLGFRTSPEVQIPLFLLFLLIYMVIVAGNISMLVVIKTDSRLHTPMYFFLRNLSYLDLCYSTVIAPKTLATFLSRGKQISYNGCATQFFFFALFIGTEGFLLAVMAYDRFSAIRSPFLYTVCMSQKACVRLVIGSYICGCINSMIQTGFTFSLRFCGENRLDHFFCDVPALIKISCVDTFVNEIILFILSALIIITTTAVILVSYAYILSTVLKIPSTCGRNKTFSTCSSHITVVSLFYGTVFFMYAQPGAISSPEKSKIIAVFYTLIIPMLNPLIYSLRNREVKNAVKRILFRKKSFH; from the coding sequence ATGAAGAATGAGCTGAATAGGAATTACTCAGAAGTGACTGAGTTTATTCTGCTAGGATTCAGAACATCTCCAGAAGTACAGATTCCCTTATTTCTACTCTTCTTACTTATCTACATGGTCATTGTGGCGGGAAATATCAGCATGTTAGTTGTCATTAAAACAGACTCCAGACTTCATACACCTATGTATTTCTTTCTCAGAAATTTGTCCTATTTAGATCTCTGTTACTCCACAGTCATTGCTCCCAAAACTCTGGCTACTTTCTTGTCCAGGGGCAAGCAAATTTCTTACAATGGCTGTGCAACacagttctttttctttgctctcttcaTTGGGACTGAAGGCTTTCTTCTAGCTGTCATGGCTTATGATCGCTTCTCAGCCATTCGCTCACCTTTCCTCTATACTGTTTGTATGTCCCAGAAGGCTTGTGTTCGTTTGGTGATTGGGTCCTATATCTGTGGGTGCATCAACTCCATGATACAAACAGGTTTCACCTTCAGTCTGCGTTTCTGTGGGGAAAACAGATTGGaccactttttctgtgatgtcCCAGCCCTGATCAAGATCTCTTGTGTCGACACCTTTGTGAATGAGATTATACTGTTTATTCTCTCTGctctcatcatcatcaccaccacagcTGTCATTCTGGTTTCCTATGCGTACATCCTCTCCACTGTCCTAAAGATCCCCTCAACCTGTGGCAGGAATAAGACCTTCTCCACCTGTAGCTCTCACATCACTGTGGTGAGTTTGTTCTATGGAACTGTGTTCTTCATGTATGCCCAACCTGGGGCCATCTCTTCACCAGAGAAAAGCAAGATTATAGCTGTGTTCTATACTCTTATCATCCCTATGTTGAATCCTCTGATTTATAGTCTAAGGAATAGGGAGGTAAAAAATGCTGTGAAAAGGATAttgttcagaaaaaaatcttttcactGA